Proteins from one Gossypium raimondii isolate GPD5lz chromosome 8, ASM2569854v1, whole genome shotgun sequence genomic window:
- the LOC105790447 gene encoding cysteine-tryptophan domain-containing zinc finger protein 7 isoform X2, which translates to MEETELEEGEACSNNDNDDAYDDTFGPKNDLSSLSYIDEKIQHILGHFQKDFEGGVSAENLGAKFGGYGSFLPTYQRSPGRSHPTSSPKVQNCNAPRFPNTIQLEDGRHPTNFGTFHALKASYANDSIKQEVSLTSPHAHELATRCEYADKKVSNLPDQKTLKLRIKMGSDNFLTQKNAAIYSGLGLDVSPSSSLDESPSESEGMYGGTQEPLFESPTSILQLMTSFPVPGEALLSPLSDHLLNLIVKEKILKENISNSGKGDEILLGDEKANSDSVEKKDFLVERNGGSKREIKNGNGIMSKKEVDIDALPCEDLVSKTLELPLLSNPYSAVGKVKDNSIARNKGVHHVAVEESLEPILTQDIGWENPRVNSAQKVLEEQKTSVLDDNSGCTRKYEYIKAENTYNFVKAESNVPKGSKALNSEAVDPLRKKSNLKATLQEQNNLKLPSAKEQTFSGGKNKSKSSHGQGSLAAEVPKDSLRVGSSLMLKNKQTAHVNNNTNKKDLGDQKLERPFQKAEDRDRDFFGDVGESEHEENLTSSLEIRSKDRLKEDDMIGKNTLAINSSHNGRRSGKKREDLLASKSFAGATLDIASNSGCVNTVGASLGTAAPVLINENWVSCDKCLKWRLLPIGLNPSDLPEKWVCSMLNWLPAMNHCSVDEEETTKAVLTSHQVPAVVSQTNLQNNLDSTMSRLKSADTLQPEQSQQCSGSHAMPPSGRKKHGLKEISNAMDKDGPTPMKKNIQASVLSGSSTDITKSLVVSGSSLCDPRKCGVPVKKHKSKQKKKHKVSEHGSGGGDAKTSKMKGKRISDQDSLRASKKIKSKSLHLVDENSMYEHAGKGDLSTSNDLPTASTGKDQPKPSQLSSYNAPKLDTEDRQQVSGKRPKDKVQVSLADGSVDLVNFDGGEVSRKRKADECINNQLYSGSYQIMGNHLQDGTVCAKEEFSKNKYRQEKKVRLSTTGGKDTSSSKNNGKLEKKKIHSKNHHSGQELDSTLSQRRLCGTEDKNGGQLGGSRAKASIESSPNIRKVQFMNGSVDYLGQEVKYDIELTTADEHLDEENQNDKHGDDNVSQPRKSGKGSSWSKDRSQKFKSDYVDEMQGRTPLCKVKPKNGRNNFQERLGVKSNGSENRSVDDNKESMGKLSSESSKRENQRNVGQSDAKPDETGGQDVMCTVKKSIMQDGNVKKYMKRFHSDKSDRAEIASGRGNSPSLPPSGGTQNEILTHCPHPNGSQKGNRADGSQSDDALKVQKQIKEADRQNGAQHCSSRHTGHRIRGINAPSPMRKDSPNQAATNALKEATDLKHMADRVKNSGSIVESIGLYFQAALKFLYSASLLESCNNEGTKHGEMIQSMQIYSSTAKLFEFCAHEYERLNKMAAASLAYKCTEVAYMRVIYTSHANASRDRHELQTALQMVPPGESPSSSASDVDNLNHPTTADKVAFSKGVSPPQVAANHVISARNRPIFVRFLNFAQDVNYAMEASRKSRITFAHSKSSLSGDEKGEVIYSVKKALDFNFQDIEGMLRLVRLAMEAVIH; encoded by the exons ATGGAAGAGACTGAGCTTGAAGAAGGAGAGGCCTGTTCAAATAATGACAATGACGATGCTTATGATGACACATTCGGCCCCAAGAATGATCTATCTTCTCTCTCTTACATT GATGAGAAAATTCAACATATTCTTGGACATTTTCAAAAGGATTTTGAAGGTGGAGTATCTGCAGAAAACCTGG GGGCAAAATTTGGTGGGTATGGATCATTCTTACCTACTTATCAACGTTCTCCTGGCCGGTCTCATCCGACGAGTTCACCGAAAGTTCAGAATTGCAATGCACCTAGATTTCCTAACACGATACAATTGGAG GATGGTCGTCATCCTACAAATTTTGGAACCTTCCATGCTTTAAAGGCATCATATGCGAATGATTCAATTAAGCAAGAGGTCAGCTTAACATCTCCTCATGCTCATGAGCTTGCCACCAGGTGTGAATATGCGGACAAGAAAGTTTCCAATCTGCCAGACCAGAAAACATTGAAGCTACGAATCAAAATGGGTTCAGACAACTTTTTGACACAAAAAAATGCTGCAATCTACAGTGGTCTTGGCCTTGATGTCTCACCATCTTCCTCCTTAGATGAGAGCCCTTCTGAAAGTGAAGGGATGTATGGGGGCACTCAAGAGCCCTTATTTGAATCTCCAACCAGTATTCTTCAG TTGATGACTTCCTTCCCGGTACCTGGGGAAGCACTATTGTCTCCTCTCTCTGATCATCTACTTAACTTGATTGTGAAGGAAAAAATCTTAAAAGAGAATATATCGAATTCTGGAAAGGGTGATGAAATATTATTAGGAGATGAGAAAGCAAATTCAGACTCAGTGGAGAAAAAGGATTTTCTGGTGGAAAGGAACGGTGGCAGTAAAAGGGAAATAAAGAATGGCAATGGTATCATGTCAAAGAAGGAAGTAGATATTGACGCATTGCCTTGTGAGGATCTTGTTTCAAAAACATTAGAGCTTCCTCTTTTATCTAATCCATATTCTGCTGTTGGCAAGGTAAAAGATAATAGTATAGCAAGAAATAAAGGTGTACATCATGTAGCTGTGGAGGAGTCACTGGAGCCTATACTTACCCAAGATATTGGCTGGGAGAATCCAAGGGTTAATTCAGCTCAAAAGGTTCTGGAGGAACAAAAGACAAGTGTTCTAGATGATAATTCAGGTTGCACGAGAAAATATGAGTATATTAAAGCAGAAAACacttataattttgttaaagctGAGTCTAATGTTCCAAAAGGTAGCAAAGCTCTAAATAGTGAAGCGGTAGATCCTCTTAGGAAGAAGAGCAACCTGAAAGCTACATTGCAGGAACAAAACAATCTGAAGTTGCCTTCTGCCAAGGAGCAAACCTTCTCTGGtggaaaaaataaatcaaaaagcAGTCATGGTCAAGGCAGTCTAGCTGCCGAGGTACCAAAAGATAGCTTGAGGGTTGGTTCTTCTTTGATGCTGAAAAATAAGCAGACTGCTCATGTGAACAATAATACAAACAAAAAGGACTTGGGAGACCAAAAATTAGAAAGACCTTTTCAAAAGGCTGAAGATAGGGATAGAGATTTTTTTGGAGATGTTGGAGAATCAGAACATGAAGAGAACCTAACAAGTTCTTTAGAAATTCGTTCTAAAGATCGACTGAAGGAAGATGATATGATTGGAAAAAACACATTAGCCATTAATAGTTCACATAATGGCAGACGAAGTGGTAAGAAAAGAGAGGATTTACTGGCAAGCAAATCATTCGCTGGAGCAACATTGGATATTGCTTCTAACTCTGGCTGTGTGAACACAGTTGGAGCTTCCCTTGGAACTGCGGCTCCTGTATTGATAAATGAAAATTGGGTTTCTTGTGACAAGTGCCTGAAGTGGCGCCTTCTTCCAATAGGCTTAAATCCTTCTGATTTACCTGAGAAGTGGGTATGCAGCATGCTTAACTGGCT GCCTGCAATGAACCACTGCAGTGTTGATGAGGAGGAAACTACAAAAGCTGTTTTGACATCGCATCAAGTTCCTGCTGTAGTGAGTCaaactaatttgcaaaataatcTTGACAGTACTATGTCCAGACTAAAATCAGCTGATACCTTACAGCCTGAACAAAGCCAACAATGTTCTGGTTCACATGCCATGCCCCCTTCTGGAAGGAAGAAACATggtttaaaagaaatatcaaatGCAATGGACAAGGATGGGCCAACTCCTATGAAGAAGAACATCCAGGCATCAGTTCTATCCGGGAGTTCAACTGATATAACTAAATCTCTCGTGGTAAGTGGATCAAGTTTATGTGATCCTAGAAAATGCGGCGTGCCTGTCAAGAAACACAAAAGTAAGCAGAAAAAGAAGCATAAAGTGTCAGAACATGGATCTGGTGGAG GTGATGCCAAAACTTCAAAGATGAAAGGAAAAAGGATCTCTGATCAAGATTCTTTGAGGGCGTCCAAGAAAATTAAGTCTAAAAGTTTGCATCTTGTTGATGAAAATTCAATGTATGAGCATGCTGGTAAGGGGGATCTTAGCACGAGTAATGATCTGCCAACCGCATCTACAGGAAAGGATCAACCTAAACCCAGTCAACTTTCTTCTTATAATGCTCCAAAGTTGGATACGGAGGACAGACAACAGGTCTCTGGTAAAAGACCAAAGGACAAAGTTCAGGTTTCCTTGGCTGATGGATCAGTGGATCTGGTAAATTTTGATGGTGGGGAAGTTTCAAGGAAGAGAAAAGCTGATGAATGTATTAATAATCAATTATATTCAGGTTCCTATCAAATTATGGGGAACCACCTCCAGGATGGAACGGTGTGTGCCAAAGAAGAGTTCAGCAAAAATAAGTACAGGCAGGAAAAGAAGGTCAGGTTATCTACGACTGGGGGGAAGGATACCTCTTCAAGTAAAAACAATGGTAAgctggagaaaaaaaaaatacattcaaAGAATCACCATAGTGGGCAAGAACTAGATAGCACTCTGTCCCAACGTCGCTTATGTGGTACAGAAGATAAGAATGGTGGTCAGTTAGGTGGCAGTAGAGCTAAGGCTTCGATTGAATCTTCTCCTAATATCAGAAAAGTGCAATTTATGAATGGTAGTGTTGATTATTTAGGCCAAGAGGTTAAATATGACATTGAATTAACAACTGCTGATGAACACCTTGATGAAGAAAATCAGAATGACAAACATGGTGATGACAATGTCTCTCAGCCAAGAAAGTCGGGCAAGGGGTCCTCATGGTCAAAGGATAGAAGTCAGAAATTTAAATCTGATTATGTGGATGAAATGCAAGGTCGTACGCCTTTATGTAAGGTAAAACCTAAGAATGGCAGAAATAATTTTCAGGAGAGGCTTGGAGTTAAGTCTAATGGAAGTGAGAATAGATCTGTTGATGATAACAAAGAATCTATGGGAAAACTATCCAGTGAGAGTAGTAaaagagaaaatcaaagaaatgtTGGTCAGTCAGATGCTAAACCTGATGAAACTGGAGGTCAAGATGTAATGTGCACTGTGAAGAAGAGTATCATGCAGGATGgcaatgttaaaaaatatatgaaaagattCCATTCTGACAAATCTGATCGTGCGGAAATTGCTTCTGGGAGAGGGAACTCACCATCATTACCACCCTCCGGAGGAACTCAAAATGAGATACTGACTCATTGCCCCCACCCTAATGGGTCCCAAAAGGGAAATAGAGCTGATGGATCTCAAAGTGATGATGCTTTGAAggtacaaaaacaaataaaggagGCTGATCGTCAAAATGGGGCTCAGCACTGTAGTTCAAGGCATACTGGACATAGGATCAGGGGCATTAATGCCCCTAGTCCAATGAGAAAGGATTCCCCAAACCAGGCAGCTACCAATGCTTTGAAGGAGGCTACAGATTTAAAGCATATGGCTGACCGTGTCAAG AACTCTGGATCAATTGTGGAGAGCATCGGACTTTACTTCCAGGCAGCATTGAAGTTTCTTTATAGTGCTTCTCTACTCGAATCTTGCAATAATGAGGGTACTAAGCATGGAGAGATGATTCAGTCTATGCAAATATATAGTAGCACTGCAAAACTCTTCGA GTTTTGTGCCCATGAATATGAGAGATTAAACAAAATGGCTGCTGCTTCTTTGGCCTACAAGTGTACAGAGGTGGCATATATGAGAGTCATCTATACTTCTCATGCCAATGCAAGTAGAGATCGACATGAGTTGCAGACAGCTTTACAAATGGTTCCTCCTG GCGAGTCTCCTTCTTCTTCTGCCTCCGATGTTGATAATTTAAACCACCCAACAACAGCAGACAAGGTTGCTTTTTCAAAAGGTGTTAGCCCTCCCCAGGTTGCTGCAAATCATGTTATTTCTGCTCGAAACCGTCCTATCTTTGTGCGGTTCCTCAATTTT GCACAGGATGTAAATTATGCCATGGAAGCTTCGAGGAAATCACGAATTACTTTTGCACATTCTAAATCAAGTTTGTCAGGGGATGAAAAGGGTGAGGTTATATATTCTGTGAAAAAGGCTCTTGATTTTAACTTCCAAGACATAGAGGGGATGCTACGTTTGGTACGCCTTGCAATGGAAGCCGTTATCCACTAA
- the LOC105790447 gene encoding cysteine-tryptophan domain-containing zinc finger protein 7 isoform X4 — protein sequence MISLGCNDTRKGLGLGFGAREMEETELEEGEACSNNDNDDAYDDTFGPKNDLSSLSYIDEKIQHILGHFQKDFEGGVSAENLGAKFGGYGSFLPTYQRSPGRSHPTSSPKVQNCNAPRFPNTIQLEDGRHPTNFGTFHALKASYANDSIKQEVSLTSPHAHELATRCEYADKKVSNLPDQKTLKLRIKMGSDNFLTQKNAAIYSGLGLDVSPSSSLDESPSESEGMYGGTQEPLFESPTSILQLMTSFPVPGEALLSPLSDHLLNLIVKEKILKENISNSGKGDEILLGDEKANSDSVEKKDFLVERNGGSKREIKNGNGIMSKKEVDIDALPCEDLVSKTLELPLLSNPYSAVGKVKDNSIARNKGVHHVAVEESLEPILTQDIGWENPRVNSAQKVLEEQKTSVLDDNSGCTRKYEYIKAENTYNFVKAESNVPKGSKALNSEAVDPLRKKSNLKATLQEQNNLKLPSAKEQTFSGGKNKSKSSHGQGSLAAEVPKDSLRVGSSLMLKNKQTAHVNNNTNKKDLGDQKLERPFQKAEDRDRDFFGDVGESEHEENLTSSLEIRSKDRLKEDDMIGKNTLAINSSHNGRRSGKKREDLLASKSFAGATLDIASNSGCVNTVGASLGTAAPVLINENWVSCDKCLKWRLLPIGLNPSDLPEKWVCSMLNWLPAMNHCSVDEEETTKAVLTSHQVPAVVSQTNLQNNLDSTMSRLKSADTLQPEQSQQCSGSHAMPPSGRKKHGLKEISNAMDKDGPTPMKKNIQASVLSGSSTDITKSLVVSGSSLCDPRKCGVPVKKHKSKQKKKHKVSEHGSGGGDAKTSKMKGKRISDQDSLRASKKIKSKSLHLVDENSMYEHAGKGDLSTSNDLPTASTGKDQPKPSQLSSYNAPKLDTEDRQQVSGKRPKDKVQVSLADGSVDLVNFDGGEVSRKRKADECINNQLYSGSYQIMGNHLQDGTVCAKEEFSKNKYRQEKKVRLSTTGGKDTSSSKNNGKLEKKKIHSKNHHSGQELDSTLSQRRLCGTEDKNGGQLGGSRAKASIESSPNIRKVQFMNGSVDYLGQEVKYDIELTTADEHLDEENQNDKHGDDNVSQPRKSGKGSSWSKDRSQKFKSDYVDEMQGRTPLCKVKPKNGRNNFQERLGVKSNGSENRSVDDNKESMGKLSSESSKRENQRNVGQSDAKPDETGGQDVMCTVKKSIMQDGNVKKYMKRFHSDKSDRAEIASGRGNSPSLPPSGGTQNEILTHCPHPNGSQKGNRADGSQSDDALKVQKQIKEADRQNGAQHCSSRHTGHRIRGINAPSPMRKDSPNQAATNALKEATDLKHMADRVKNSGSIVESIGLYFQAALKFLYSASLLESCNNEGTKHGEMIQSMQIYSSTAKLFERVSFFFCLRC from the exons aTGATTTCGTTAGGGTGTAACGATACGAGGAAGGGGCTAGGATTAGGTTTTGGTGCAAGAGAAATGGAAGAGACTGAGCTTGAAGAAGGAGAGGCCTGTTCAAATAATGACAATGACGATGCTTATGATGACACATTCGGCCCCAAGAATGATCTATCTTCTCTCTCTTACATT GATGAGAAAATTCAACATATTCTTGGACATTTTCAAAAGGATTTTGAAGGTGGAGTATCTGCAGAAAACCTGG GGGCAAAATTTGGTGGGTATGGATCATTCTTACCTACTTATCAACGTTCTCCTGGCCGGTCTCATCCGACGAGTTCACCGAAAGTTCAGAATTGCAATGCACCTAGATTTCCTAACACGATACAATTGGAG GATGGTCGTCATCCTACAAATTTTGGAACCTTCCATGCTTTAAAGGCATCATATGCGAATGATTCAATTAAGCAAGAGGTCAGCTTAACATCTCCTCATGCTCATGAGCTTGCCACCAGGTGTGAATATGCGGACAAGAAAGTTTCCAATCTGCCAGACCAGAAAACATTGAAGCTACGAATCAAAATGGGTTCAGACAACTTTTTGACACAAAAAAATGCTGCAATCTACAGTGGTCTTGGCCTTGATGTCTCACCATCTTCCTCCTTAGATGAGAGCCCTTCTGAAAGTGAAGGGATGTATGGGGGCACTCAAGAGCCCTTATTTGAATCTCCAACCAGTATTCTTCAG TTGATGACTTCCTTCCCGGTACCTGGGGAAGCACTATTGTCTCCTCTCTCTGATCATCTACTTAACTTGATTGTGAAGGAAAAAATCTTAAAAGAGAATATATCGAATTCTGGAAAGGGTGATGAAATATTATTAGGAGATGAGAAAGCAAATTCAGACTCAGTGGAGAAAAAGGATTTTCTGGTGGAAAGGAACGGTGGCAGTAAAAGGGAAATAAAGAATGGCAATGGTATCATGTCAAAGAAGGAAGTAGATATTGACGCATTGCCTTGTGAGGATCTTGTTTCAAAAACATTAGAGCTTCCTCTTTTATCTAATCCATATTCTGCTGTTGGCAAGGTAAAAGATAATAGTATAGCAAGAAATAAAGGTGTACATCATGTAGCTGTGGAGGAGTCACTGGAGCCTATACTTACCCAAGATATTGGCTGGGAGAATCCAAGGGTTAATTCAGCTCAAAAGGTTCTGGAGGAACAAAAGACAAGTGTTCTAGATGATAATTCAGGTTGCACGAGAAAATATGAGTATATTAAAGCAGAAAACacttataattttgttaaagctGAGTCTAATGTTCCAAAAGGTAGCAAAGCTCTAAATAGTGAAGCGGTAGATCCTCTTAGGAAGAAGAGCAACCTGAAAGCTACATTGCAGGAACAAAACAATCTGAAGTTGCCTTCTGCCAAGGAGCAAACCTTCTCTGGtggaaaaaataaatcaaaaagcAGTCATGGTCAAGGCAGTCTAGCTGCCGAGGTACCAAAAGATAGCTTGAGGGTTGGTTCTTCTTTGATGCTGAAAAATAAGCAGACTGCTCATGTGAACAATAATACAAACAAAAAGGACTTGGGAGACCAAAAATTAGAAAGACCTTTTCAAAAGGCTGAAGATAGGGATAGAGATTTTTTTGGAGATGTTGGAGAATCAGAACATGAAGAGAACCTAACAAGTTCTTTAGAAATTCGTTCTAAAGATCGACTGAAGGAAGATGATATGATTGGAAAAAACACATTAGCCATTAATAGTTCACATAATGGCAGACGAAGTGGTAAGAAAAGAGAGGATTTACTGGCAAGCAAATCATTCGCTGGAGCAACATTGGATATTGCTTCTAACTCTGGCTGTGTGAACACAGTTGGAGCTTCCCTTGGAACTGCGGCTCCTGTATTGATAAATGAAAATTGGGTTTCTTGTGACAAGTGCCTGAAGTGGCGCCTTCTTCCAATAGGCTTAAATCCTTCTGATTTACCTGAGAAGTGGGTATGCAGCATGCTTAACTGGCT GCCTGCAATGAACCACTGCAGTGTTGATGAGGAGGAAACTACAAAAGCTGTTTTGACATCGCATCAAGTTCCTGCTGTAGTGAGTCaaactaatttgcaaaataatcTTGACAGTACTATGTCCAGACTAAAATCAGCTGATACCTTACAGCCTGAACAAAGCCAACAATGTTCTGGTTCACATGCCATGCCCCCTTCTGGAAGGAAGAAACATggtttaaaagaaatatcaaatGCAATGGACAAGGATGGGCCAACTCCTATGAAGAAGAACATCCAGGCATCAGTTCTATCCGGGAGTTCAACTGATATAACTAAATCTCTCGTGGTAAGTGGATCAAGTTTATGTGATCCTAGAAAATGCGGCGTGCCTGTCAAGAAACACAAAAGTAAGCAGAAAAAGAAGCATAAAGTGTCAGAACATGGATCTGGTGGAG GTGATGCCAAAACTTCAAAGATGAAAGGAAAAAGGATCTCTGATCAAGATTCTTTGAGGGCGTCCAAGAAAATTAAGTCTAAAAGTTTGCATCTTGTTGATGAAAATTCAATGTATGAGCATGCTGGTAAGGGGGATCTTAGCACGAGTAATGATCTGCCAACCGCATCTACAGGAAAGGATCAACCTAAACCCAGTCAACTTTCTTCTTATAATGCTCCAAAGTTGGATACGGAGGACAGACAACAGGTCTCTGGTAAAAGACCAAAGGACAAAGTTCAGGTTTCCTTGGCTGATGGATCAGTGGATCTGGTAAATTTTGATGGTGGGGAAGTTTCAAGGAAGAGAAAAGCTGATGAATGTATTAATAATCAATTATATTCAGGTTCCTATCAAATTATGGGGAACCACCTCCAGGATGGAACGGTGTGTGCCAAAGAAGAGTTCAGCAAAAATAAGTACAGGCAGGAAAAGAAGGTCAGGTTATCTACGACTGGGGGGAAGGATACCTCTTCAAGTAAAAACAATGGTAAgctggagaaaaaaaaaatacattcaaAGAATCACCATAGTGGGCAAGAACTAGATAGCACTCTGTCCCAACGTCGCTTATGTGGTACAGAAGATAAGAATGGTGGTCAGTTAGGTGGCAGTAGAGCTAAGGCTTCGATTGAATCTTCTCCTAATATCAGAAAAGTGCAATTTATGAATGGTAGTGTTGATTATTTAGGCCAAGAGGTTAAATATGACATTGAATTAACAACTGCTGATGAACACCTTGATGAAGAAAATCAGAATGACAAACATGGTGATGACAATGTCTCTCAGCCAAGAAAGTCGGGCAAGGGGTCCTCATGGTCAAAGGATAGAAGTCAGAAATTTAAATCTGATTATGTGGATGAAATGCAAGGTCGTACGCCTTTATGTAAGGTAAAACCTAAGAATGGCAGAAATAATTTTCAGGAGAGGCTTGGAGTTAAGTCTAATGGAAGTGAGAATAGATCTGTTGATGATAACAAAGAATCTATGGGAAAACTATCCAGTGAGAGTAGTAaaagagaaaatcaaagaaatgtTGGTCAGTCAGATGCTAAACCTGATGAAACTGGAGGTCAAGATGTAATGTGCACTGTGAAGAAGAGTATCATGCAGGATGgcaatgttaaaaaatatatgaaaagattCCATTCTGACAAATCTGATCGTGCGGAAATTGCTTCTGGGAGAGGGAACTCACCATCATTACCACCCTCCGGAGGAACTCAAAATGAGATACTGACTCATTGCCCCCACCCTAATGGGTCCCAAAAGGGAAATAGAGCTGATGGATCTCAAAGTGATGATGCTTTGAAggtacaaaaacaaataaaggagGCTGATCGTCAAAATGGGGCTCAGCACTGTAGTTCAAGGCATACTGGACATAGGATCAGGGGCATTAATGCCCCTAGTCCAATGAGAAAGGATTCCCCAAACCAGGCAGCTACCAATGCTTTGAAGGAGGCTACAGATTTAAAGCATATGGCTGACCGTGTCAAG AACTCTGGATCAATTGTGGAGAGCATCGGACTTTACTTCCAGGCAGCATTGAAGTTTCTTTATAGTGCTTCTCTACTCGAATCTTGCAATAATGAGGGTACTAAGCATGGAGAGATGATTCAGTCTATGCAAATATATAGTAGCACTGCAAAACTCTTCGA GCGAGTCTCCTTCTTCTTCTGCCTCCGATGTTGA